The Macaca fascicularis isolate 582-1 chromosome 1, T2T-MFA8v1.1 genome includes a window with the following:
- the LOC102116449 gene encoding small ribosomal subunit protein eS27-like, with the protein MTTYPHENMPLAKDLLHPSPEEEKRKHKKKRLVQSPNSYFMDVKCPGCYKITTVFSHAQMVVLCVGCSTVLCQPTGGKARLTEGCSFRRKQH; encoded by the coding sequence ATGACGACCTACCCACACGAGAACATGCCTCTCGCAAAGGATCTCCTTCATCCCTCcccagaagaggagaagaggaaacaCAAGAAGAAACGCCTAGTGCAGAGCCCCAATTCCTACTTCATGGATGTGAAATGCCCAGGATGCTATAAAATCACCACGGTCTTTAGCCATGCACAAATGGTAGTTTTGTGTGTTGGCTGCTCCACTGTCCTCTGCCAGCCTACAGGAGGAAAAGCAAGGCTTACAGAAGGATGTTCCTTTAGGAGGAAGCAGCACTAA